From Actinopolyspora lacussalsi, a single genomic window includes:
- a CDS encoding FkbM family methyltransferase (product_source=TIGR01444; cath_funfam=3.40.50.150; cog=COG0438; superfamily=46966,53335,53756; tigrfam=TIGR01444): MNDPLDHSESNQWPSADPEGLGSADEFVDEPAWPAELPEDESTRPADDGNGFPAPHGCTVARHGQLAGARVLRDSFLRCHPGGRFTILLLDFDTDLEADLREEVSTPVDIGIDDVEFSRLATACGGEPLNSVVLPGLLARLLRSEPLVLYLSPVVRVFGSFGEPLAALGDEAPLGLAPRVIRPLPADGLRPGSRDLARAGSFDPNLLAVTHGAERVLDEWAQRVRAEPDAAAEFFEGLPAMVEHRVLRDPGVGLSVYNAGQRELETSDGAYTVDGYPLRTVHFEGFEPQRPWLFSAEYSDRPRVLLSESPPLAQLCAGYRNALVSRGMTSERASPFDELPDGTVLPTSLRAAYRAQWLSAESSGEPVVPSPFEPAGPERDPFAEFLEWAGSPADEQQRAAGCSRWDFALWQDDQVLRRDYPLPLTDDAAAFREWCAGVGVASGRVPARLARSRGTDDSEMTDQLGVAVVGTGRLAELVRLAVRTSGIPNSDDARYPVVLRCDPSVPVPAGHHLIDIRPDGGADPADTTPASGEPTELWALSQAGRHAARHVGVQARVLALPFPEREPTEPAIRQTARERLGIDQEFVFAAFADHAEEHRANVLGLVTAFGAAFGSRTDVRLVVAVSGAAEHPEAAERLRLATTTDHRILLLERDDAEETLLSVADCAVSLHRADGGVGGDRYALRMLHAAGCGIPVITVEQGAVGELFGSSGAVLVGCHGSGEPDVESAAAALTSAADDPGELQRFAVAAGERLSRQLAPGRAGEQLRERVEAAYRNWRAKWARDQHAPDEDPLRPLLIARHALHRPPEVGMGGRNAVTPALRKAVLKALGHYDEHIRDIIRSLLDGVEKTSSELLRRQQERADDLDINAVRAELTQLAQRQEQLGSRVAGADDSTVQARTELAEHDRRLRGLEETGDSFGQRQLSELAERIDSLTGAVERTLDRVDRLEQRIEESEKSQQEQLENGLRRSALDIDNALRGTDALRRIVLREHERNSDTAHLPGTPVVCEAGLLRLPADDTVMLPWLSSHHRWDAEVSALIDSLLEPGGVFLDVGAYVGYQAVRVLGRLNHTGRVIAVEPDAVARELLEHNAEVNVTERLRERLTVLDGAAWDDDGEVLGLPAGTGGVEVTASEGTGGQAVPDARASVVRLRGARLDGELSSEHGIGERNLSVVHVDVGSRVHRILRGLDGLLRQHRPSVVCSFTPSGIRALGDEPSGVLDEFTSWGYDIVPVGRSEPVAPEQLMRAIGASETSTVKLWLRPEPNTE; encoded by the coding sequence GTGAACGACCCCCTGGACCACTCCGAATCGAACCAGTGGCCGTCCGCCGATCCCGAAGGGCTCGGTTCGGCGGACGAGTTCGTCGACGAGCCCGCCTGGCCCGCCGAACTGCCGGAGGACGAATCGACTCGGCCCGCCGATGACGGGAACGGGTTCCCCGCCCCGCACGGTTGCACGGTCGCCCGGCACGGTCAGCTCGCCGGGGCGCGGGTGCTGCGTGACTCGTTCCTGCGGTGCCACCCCGGCGGGCGGTTCACGATCCTGCTGCTGGACTTCGACACCGACCTCGAAGCCGACCTGCGGGAGGAGGTCAGCACCCCCGTCGACATCGGTATCGACGATGTCGAGTTCTCCCGGCTGGCCACGGCCTGCGGCGGCGAACCGCTCAACTCGGTCGTGCTCCCCGGCCTGCTCGCCCGCCTGCTGCGCTCCGAACCGCTCGTGCTGTATTTGTCGCCGGTGGTCCGGGTGTTCGGCTCGTTCGGGGAACCGCTCGCCGCGCTCGGCGACGAAGCGCCGTTGGGCCTCGCTCCCCGGGTGATTCGCCCGTTGCCCGCCGACGGGCTGCGTCCCGGGTCGAGGGACCTGGCCCGGGCGGGCTCGTTCGATCCGAACCTGCTCGCGGTAACTCACGGCGCGGAACGGGTGCTCGACGAGTGGGCACAGCGGGTGCGTGCCGAACCGGACGCCGCGGCCGAGTTCTTCGAGGGGCTGCCCGCCATGGTCGAACACCGGGTGCTGCGCGACCCGGGTGTGGGGCTGTCGGTGTACAACGCCGGGCAGCGCGAGCTCGAAACCTCCGACGGTGCGTACACAGTGGATGGTTATCCGCTGCGTACCGTCCACTTTGAGGGGTTCGAACCGCAGCGCCCCTGGTTGTTCTCCGCGGAGTACTCCGATCGCCCCCGGGTGCTGCTCTCCGAATCACCGCCGCTGGCGCAGTTGTGTGCCGGTTACCGAAACGCGCTCGTCTCGCGGGGAATGACGAGCGAACGCGCCTCGCCGTTCGACGAACTGCCCGACGGTACGGTGCTGCCGACTTCGCTGCGCGCCGCGTACCGGGCCCAGTGGCTGTCCGCCGAGTCCTCGGGCGAGCCCGTCGTGCCCAGTCCCTTCGAACCCGCCGGGCCGGAACGTGATCCGTTCGCCGAATTCCTGGAGTGGGCGGGCAGCCCCGCCGACGAGCAACAGCGCGCCGCGGGGTGCTCCCGGTGGGATTTCGCCCTGTGGCAGGACGACCAGGTGCTGCGGCGCGACTATCCACTCCCGTTGACCGACGACGCGGCCGCGTTCCGCGAGTGGTGCGCCGGGGTCGGGGTGGCCAGTGGGCGCGTGCCCGCCCGGTTGGCCCGGAGCAGGGGAACCGACGACTCCGAGATGACCGACCAACTGGGGGTCGCGGTCGTCGGTACCGGACGGCTCGCCGAACTGGTCCGGCTCGCCGTGCGCACCTCCGGCATCCCGAACTCGGACGACGCGCGCTATCCCGTCGTGCTGCGCTGCGATCCCTCGGTGCCCGTACCCGCCGGGCACCACCTCATCGACATCCGGCCGGACGGTGGGGCCGATCCGGCCGACACCACTCCCGCTTCCGGCGAACCCACCGAACTGTGGGCGCTCTCGCAGGCAGGCAGGCACGCGGCGCGCCACGTGGGAGTGCAGGCCCGCGTGCTCGCGCTGCCGTTCCCGGAGCGGGAGCCAACTGAGCCCGCCATTCGGCAGACCGCGCGGGAACGCCTCGGGATCGACCAGGAATTCGTCTTCGCCGCCTTCGCCGACCACGCCGAGGAACACCGCGCGAACGTGCTCGGCCTGGTGACCGCTTTCGGTGCCGCGTTCGGCAGCCGCACCGACGTGCGGCTGGTCGTGGCGGTCAGCGGTGCCGCGGAGCATCCCGAGGCGGCGGAACGCCTGCGGTTGGCCACCACCACCGACCACCGGATCCTGTTGCTGGAGCGGGACGACGCCGAGGAGACGCTCCTGTCGGTCGCCGACTGCGCCGTCTCCCTGCACCGGGCGGACGGCGGTGTCGGCGGCGACCGCTACGCGCTGCGAATGCTGCACGCCGCGGGGTGCGGGATTCCGGTGATCACAGTGGAACAGGGGGCGGTCGGTGAGCTGTTCGGCTCGTCCGGCGCGGTGCTGGTGGGATGCCACGGCAGTGGCGAACCCGACGTGGAGTCCGCCGCTGCCGCGCTGACCTCGGCCGCCGACGACCCCGGTGAACTCCAGCGGTTCGCCGTCGCGGCGGGGGAACGGCTGTCCCGACAGCTCGCCCCGGGCAGGGCGGGTGAACAGCTGCGGGAGCGCGTGGAGGCGGCCTACCGCAACTGGCGGGCCAAGTGGGCACGCGACCAGCACGCCCCCGACGAGGACCCGTTGCGTCCGCTGCTGATCGCCCGTCACGCGCTGCACCGCCCACCGGAAGTGGGGATGGGTGGGCGCAATGCCGTCACACCCGCGTTGCGCAAGGCCGTGCTCAAGGCGTTGGGCCACTACGACGAGCACATTCGCGACATCATTCGCTCATTGCTGGACGGGGTGGAGAAAACCTCCTCCGAACTGCTTCGCAGGCAGCAGGAACGCGCCGACGACCTCGACATCAACGCGGTACGCGCCGAGCTCACGCAACTCGCCCAGCGACAGGAGCAGCTCGGTTCCCGAGTGGCGGGAGCCGACGACAGCACGGTGCAGGCCCGTACCGAACTGGCGGAGCACGACCGCAGGCTGCGCGGGCTGGAGGAAACCGGCGATTCGTTCGGTCAGCGACAGCTCTCCGAGCTCGCCGAGCGCATCGACAGCCTCACCGGGGCGGTGGAGCGGACACTGGACCGGGTCGACCGGCTGGAACAGCGGATCGAGGAGTCGGAGAAGAGCCAGCAGGAACAGCTGGAGAACGGGTTGCGCCGCAGCGCCCTGGACATCGACAACGCGCTGCGCGGTACCGACGCATTGCGTCGCATCGTGCTGCGGGAGCACGAACGCAACAGCGACACGGCACATCTGCCCGGCACTCCCGTGGTGTGCGAGGCGGGACTGCTGCGGCTGCCCGCCGATGACACCGTGATGCTGCCGTGGCTGTCCTCGCACCACCGCTGGGACGCCGAGGTCTCCGCCCTGATCGACTCCCTGCTGGAGCCGGGTGGGGTCTTCCTCGACGTGGGTGCCTACGTCGGTTACCAGGCGGTCCGCGTGCTCGGCAGGCTCAACCACACCGGGCGTGTGATCGCGGTGGAGCCGGATGCGGTCGCCCGTGAACTGCTGGAGCACAACGCGGAGGTCAACGTCACCGAACGGCTCAGGGAACGGCTCACCGTGTTGGACGGCGCGGCCTGGGACGACGACGGTGAAGTGCTCGGGTTGCCCGCGGGGACCGGAGGGGTGGAAGTGACCGCTTCCGAGGGGACGGGCGGGCAGGCCGTTCCGGACGCGCGTGCTTCAGTCGTCCGGTTGCGGGGGGCGCGTCTCGACGGGGAGCTCAGCAGCGAGCACGGGATCGGTGAGCGCAACCTTTCCGTGGTGCACGTGGATGTCGGATCCAGGGTGCATCGGATCCTGCGCGGGCTGGACGGACTGTTGCGGCAGCACCGCCCTTCCGTGGTGTGCTCGTTCACTCCCTCGGGAATACGGGCACTGGGCGACGAACCGAGCGGTGTGTTGGACGAGTTCACGTCCTGGGGATACGACATCGTGCCGGTGGGCAGGAGCGAGCCGGTGGCACCGGAGCAGTTGATGCGGGCGATCGGTGCTTCGGAGACGAGTACCGTCAAGTTGTGGCTGCGACCCGAGCCGAACACCGAATGA
- a CDS encoding dihydroxy-acid dehydratase (product_source=KO:K01687; cog=COG0129; ko=KO:K01687; pfam=PF00920; superfamily=143975,52016; tigrfam=TIGR00110), which yields MSENISSTESGADHGAGPGQSSRAMPPKPRSHEVTDGMERAAARGMLRAVGMQDGDFAKPQIGVASSWNEITPCNLSLQRLAGSAKDGVHAANGYPLEFGTISVSDGISMGHEGMHYSLVSREMIADSVETVMQAERLDGSLLLAGCDKSLPGMLMAAARLDLASVFIYAGSILPGKVDGREVTIIDAFEAVGACSRGLIPRSEVDRIERAICPGEGACGGMYTANTMACAAEALGMSLPGSASPPSVDRRRDAGARAAGEAVVGMLEKGITARDVLTKEAFENAIAVVMAFGGSTNAVLHLLAIANEAGVELTLEDFNRVGDRTPHLADVKPFGEYVMTAVDRIGGVPVVMKALLDAGLIHGDCLTVTGRTVAENLAELEPPELDGSVIHRLSDPIHPTGGLTVLRGSLAPEGAVVKSAGFDTARFEGTARVFDGEQAAMDAVENNTLSAGDVVVIRYEGPRGGPGMREMLAVTGAIKGAGLGKDVLLLTDGRFSGGTTGLCIGHVAPEATDGGPIALVADGDPIRLDLADRKLDLLVSDEELSRREQRWQPPEPKYRSGVLGKYAKLVGSAANGAVC from the coding sequence GTGAGTGAAAACATCAGTTCGACGGAATCAGGGGCCGACCACGGCGCAGGCCCCGGACAGTCTTCCCGCGCGATGCCGCCCAAACCGCGCAGCCACGAGGTGACCGACGGTATGGAACGCGCGGCCGCTCGCGGCATGTTGCGCGCTGTCGGTATGCAGGACGGCGACTTCGCCAAACCGCAGATCGGCGTGGCTTCCTCCTGGAACGAGATAACCCCCTGCAATCTCTCGCTGCAGCGACTGGCGGGAAGTGCCAAGGACGGAGTGCACGCGGCCAACGGCTACCCGCTGGAATTCGGAACCATCTCCGTTTCCGACGGCATCTCGATGGGGCACGAGGGGATGCACTACTCGCTGGTGTCCCGCGAGATGATCGCGGACTCGGTGGAGACCGTGATGCAGGCCGAACGACTCGACGGTTCGCTGCTGCTGGCGGGCTGCGACAAGAGTCTGCCCGGAATGCTCATGGCCGCGGCCCGACTGGATCTCGCGTCGGTGTTCATCTACGCGGGATCCATCCTGCCTGGAAAGGTGGACGGGCGCGAGGTCACGATCATCGACGCCTTCGAAGCGGTGGGTGCCTGCTCGCGGGGGCTCATCCCACGCTCGGAGGTAGACCGCATCGAACGCGCGATCTGCCCCGGCGAAGGGGCGTGCGGTGGGATGTACACCGCGAACACGATGGCTTGCGCCGCGGAGGCGTTGGGCATGTCGTTGCCGGGTTCGGCGAGCCCACCATCGGTGGACCGTCGTCGTGACGCCGGCGCCAGGGCCGCCGGTGAGGCCGTGGTGGGGATGCTGGAGAAAGGCATCACCGCCCGCGACGTGTTGACCAAGGAAGCCTTCGAGAACGCCATCGCGGTGGTCATGGCGTTCGGCGGTTCCACCAACGCGGTACTGCACCTGCTGGCCATAGCGAACGAGGCGGGCGTCGAGCTGACCCTCGAGGACTTCAACCGTGTGGGGGACCGTACCCCACATCTCGCCGACGTGAAGCCGTTCGGTGAATACGTGATGACCGCGGTGGACCGTATCGGTGGTGTTCCCGTCGTGATGAAGGCACTGCTGGACGCGGGGCTCATCCACGGCGACTGTCTGACCGTGACCGGTCGTACCGTGGCAGAGAACCTCGCCGAGCTCGAACCCCCGGAGCTGGACGGCTCGGTGATTCATCGACTCTCCGACCCGATACATCCCACCGGTGGTCTGACGGTGCTGCGGGGCTCGTTGGCTCCGGAAGGCGCCGTCGTGAAGAGCGCGGGATTCGACACCGCACGCTTCGAGGGCACGGCCAGGGTGTTCGACGGGGAGCAGGCCGCGATGGACGCCGTGGAGAACAACACCCTGAGCGCTGGGGACGTGGTGGTCATCCGTTACGAGGGGCCCAGGGGCGGTCCGGGCATGCGCGAGATGCTCGCCGTCACCGGTGCGATCAAGGGCGCGGGCCTGGGCAAGGACGTTCTGCTGCTCACCGACGGCCGGTTCTCCGGAGGGACGACCGGATTGTGCATCGGCCACGTCGCACCGGAGGCCACCGACGGTGGTCCGATCGCCCTGGTCGCCGATGGCGACCCGATCCGACTGGATCTGGCGGACCGGAAACTGGACCTGCTGGTTTCGGACGAGGAGCTGTCGCGTCGCGAGCAGCGGTGGCAGCCGCCGGAGCCGAAGTACCGCAGTGGCGTGCTGGGCAAGTACGCCAAGCTGGTCGGTTCCGCTGCCAACGGTGCGGTCTGCTGA
- a CDS encoding anti-sigma-K factor RskA (product_source=COG5343; cog=COG5343; pfam=PF10099,PF13490; transmembrane_helix_parts=Inside_1_100,TMhelix_101_123,Outside_124_249), with translation MNTDMATLTGAYVLDALSETERVAFERHMASCSDCAEEVRQFRETAAYLGRTTAVEPPEEFKQRVLSEVSRTRQESPATAERPRRRGNRGVNRRASWGTRLATAAAIVGVVLAAGFGALAWNTQQELQQARADRDAAVERLVRAPDAKVATTSTGDMEAVTVMSERMDKVMFLGSGMEPAPPERVYQLWFLGDYGAESAGLLRQESSGNMSAMTAEIPPNTRAIGITVEPAGGSEQPSNNPLLEMSMPT, from the coding sequence ATGAACACGGACATGGCCACGTTGACGGGGGCCTACGTGCTGGACGCGCTGTCGGAGACCGAGCGGGTGGCCTTCGAACGGCACATGGCCTCGTGCTCGGACTGTGCGGAGGAGGTGCGCCAGTTCCGGGAAACGGCCGCTTACCTGGGGAGAACCACCGCTGTCGAGCCTCCGGAGGAGTTCAAGCAGCGGGTGCTGTCGGAAGTCTCGCGCACCCGGCAGGAGTCCCCCGCCACAGCGGAACGACCACGACGCCGCGGTAATCGGGGGGTGAACCGTCGGGCGTCGTGGGGCACGCGGCTGGCGACGGCGGCGGCGATCGTCGGTGTCGTACTGGCCGCCGGTTTCGGTGCCCTGGCGTGGAACACTCAGCAAGAGTTGCAGCAGGCACGCGCGGATCGTGACGCGGCGGTGGAGCGACTCGTACGAGCACCGGACGCCAAGGTCGCCACCACCAGTACGGGTGACATGGAAGCCGTCACGGTGATGTCCGAACGCATGGACAAAGTCATGTTCCTGGGCTCCGGTATGGAACCCGCACCGCCGGAACGGGTTTACCAACTGTGGTTCCTCGGCGATTACGGCGCGGAGTCGGCCGGACTGCTGCGGCAGGAGTCCAGCGGCAACATGTCGGCGATGACGGCCGAGATTCCGCCGAACACCCGTGCCATCGGCATAACCGTGGAACCGGCGGGCGGCAGCGAGCAGCCCTCGAACAATCCGCTGCTCGAGATGAGCATGCCGACCTGA
- a CDS encoding RNA polymerase sigma-70 factor (ECF subfamily) (product_source=KO:K03088; cath_funfam=1.10.10.10,1.10.1740.10; cog=COG1595; ko=KO:K03088; pfam=PF04542,PF08281; superfamily=88659,88946; tigrfam=TIGR02937) — MENPASHRSKRWLRDSEELEEASEHGPDTEALLAEVAKGDEQAFERLYDLIAGSVFGLVQRIVRDTAQSEEVAQEVLVEVWRSATHYSAGKGSVLTWVLTLAHRRAVDRVRSAQAATDRESRAGSREQSRPFDEVSETVASRWEQQQVRKCLSTLTEIQRESVMLTYYRGYTYREAAGLLSTPASTLKTRLRDGLIRLRDCLGVGK, encoded by the coding sequence ATGGAGAACCCCGCGAGTCACCGATCGAAACGGTGGTTGCGCGATTCCGAGGAGCTCGAGGAGGCCTCGGAGCACGGCCCGGACACCGAGGCGTTGCTCGCCGAGGTGGCGAAGGGGGACGAACAGGCCTTCGAGCGGCTCTACGACCTGATCGCCGGCTCGGTGTTCGGCCTGGTGCAGCGCATCGTGCGCGACACCGCCCAGTCCGAGGAGGTGGCGCAGGAAGTCCTGGTGGAGGTCTGGCGCAGCGCCACGCACTACAGCGCTGGCAAGGGCAGCGTGCTCACCTGGGTCCTGACGTTGGCACACCGCCGCGCGGTGGACCGCGTGCGCTCGGCGCAGGCCGCCACCGACCGTGAGAGCCGTGCCGGCTCGCGGGAGCAGAGTCGCCCGTTCGACGAGGTGTCGGAGACCGTGGCCTCCCGCTGGGAGCAGCAACAGGTACGCAAGTGTCTGTCCACACTGACCGAGATTCAACGTGAGTCGGTGATGCTGACCTACTACCGTGGCTACACCTACCGGGAAGCGGCCGGATTGCTGAGCACACCGGCGTCCACGCTGAAAACGCGGCTGCGGGACGGGCTTATCCGACTCCGGGACTGCCTGGGGGTGGGCAAATGA